A portion of the Glycine max cultivar Williams 82 chromosome 10, Glycine_max_v4.0, whole genome shotgun sequence genome contains these proteins:
- the LOC100814119 gene encoding protein LONGIFOLIA 1 isoform X2 yields the protein MTTAIVRDQNLEKHIHKQMGCMAGFLQIFDRHQILTGKRIYSHKRLPPASPEPEKPAASPTRSTPSPPREVVSSEPKASVPTLPVLEFKEGTRSSWKFAREAPRLSLDSRAIVDAKGTLHLHPRGEIPPENDADKQRRSTSVIAKLMGLEPLPDSEPEPGPGPVAKLQRSASESRVPRDLPLPLTQCRFFDPNNFTAQVTTNVVHENNNNNNNNNSYYTNNNAVIDSRFVSSRVAADPPKQRLKKSFYDSADFFPEPKHTVSVYGEIERRLRVRGINEPSKDLHTLKHILEALQLKGLLHNSTKPNQSPIVVMKPVRSVNRTGSDYSPRSSPRRSPRVGNEARRSEQNERNVRGQGRTQSSSPNRRKQEPQRRVGVDSRRVSVSVSPVHSPKVSPRRNANATGQQVPSGSPRMMMRKNNERKEKVLLGGAEDESSTISDNSFSTSSYPDTERYRLEEYKEGKDLLDRCDKLLNSIAEITAANELQPSPVSVLDSSFYKDDWSSPSPITKRYIDYKDQAAESEDDMWSAALCSSEEAASEDCDFAYVSEILRACTYLPEDSDIFLLLEKQQCLKGKDTSKASTLQRRLIFDTLQEILNRNQQLPPWKAVSYGEQRQQIWSEFRRIREREESWESEDLFKVICGVLKKDMADEMRGWGEWPVEMGDVVLDIERLVFKDLVGETIRELASFSPQSQCNNKLLLPSLRRKLVF from the exons atgacgaCGGCTATCGTACGCGACCAGAACCTGGAGAAACACATTCACAAACAGATGGGGTGCATGGCTGGTTTCCTTCAGATCTTCGATCGCCACCAGATACTCACCGGAAAACGCATCTACTCCCACAAACGCCTCCCTCCG GCCTCGCCGGAGCCGGAAAAACCCGCCGCCTCACCGACGCGTTCAACGCCATCGCCGCCCAGAGAGGTCGTGAGTTCAGAGCCCAAGGCGAGTGTCCCCACTCTCCCCGTTCTCGAATTCAAAGAAGGCACGCGGTCCTCGTGGAAGTTCGCGAGAGAAGCTCCGAGGCTGTCCCTTGACAGCAGAGCCATCGTGGACGCGAAAGGAACGCTACACCTTCACCCGCGCGGCGAGATCCCTCCCGAAAACGACGCTGACAAGCAGCGTCGTTCCACCAGTGTCATTGCCAAGCTCATGGGCCTTGAGCCCTTACCAGATTCGGAGCCCGAGCCCGGGCCTGGGCCCGTGGCCAAGCTCCAGAGATCCGCGTCCGAGTCCAGAGTCCCCAGAGATCTGCCTCTGCCCCTAACGCAGTGTCGTTTCTTCGACCCCAACAATTTTACCGCTCAGGTCACAACCAATGTGGTTCacgagaataataataataataataataataacagttATTATACTAACAACAACGCTGTCATCGATTCACGATTCGTTAGCAGCAGAGTCGCCGCAGATCCACCGAAACAGAGGTTAAAGAAGAGTTTCTACGACTCTGCCGATTTCTTCCCCGAGCCAAAACACACCGTTTCGGTGTACGGAGAGATTGAGAGGAGGCTGCGGGTGCGTGGGATAAACGAGCCTTCCAAGGATCTCCACACTCTGAAACACATCTTGGAAGCCTTGCAGCTCAAGGGGCTTTTGCATAACAgcaccaaaccaaaccaatctCCCATTGTGGTTATGAAACCGGTTCGATCTGTGAATCGGACCGGGAGTGATTATTCTCCCCGGTCCAGTCCTCGCCGGAGCCCCAGAGTTGGCAACGAGGCTCGGAGGAGTGAACAAAATGAACGGAATGTAAGGGGGCAAGGTAGAACACAGAGTTCGAGTCCGAACCGTAGGAAGCAGGAACCGCAGAGGAGAGTGGGTGTTGATTCGAGGAGGGTGTCTGTTTCTGTGTCTCCGGTTCATTCGCCCAAGGTGAGTCCCAGAAGGAATGCAAATGCAACGGGTCAGCAAGTGCCAAGTGGGTCGCCCAGGATGATgatgagaaaaaataatgagCGTAAGGAGAAGGTGTTGTTGGGTGGGGCAGAGGATGAATCGTCCACCATTTCAGACAACAGCTTCAGCACTAGTTCATATCCCGATACAGAG AGGTACAGGTTGGAAGAGTACAAGGAAGGGAAAGATCTGCTGGATAGGTGCGATAAGCTTCTCAACAGCATAGCAGAAATAACAGCTGCCAACGAGTTGCAACCGAGTCCAGTATCGGTTCTTGACTCGTCATTTTACAAGGATGACTGGTCTTCACCATCCCCGATAACAAAACGCTACATTGATTACAAAG ATCAAGCGGCGGAGTCGGAAGATGATATGTGGAGTGCAGCATTGTGCAGCAGCGAGGAGGCAGCGTCCGAGGATTGTGATTTCGCTTACGTGTCGGAGATTCTGCGAGCTTGCACTTACTTGCCGGAAGACAGTGACATTTTTCTGTTACTGGAGAAGCAGCAATGTTTAAAGGGGAAAGATACCTCGAAGGCTTCGACGCTGCAGAGGCGGTTGATTTTCGACACTCTTCAGGAGATCCTGAACCGGAACCAGCAATTGCCGCCGTGGAAGGCGGTGTCGTACGGCGAACAGAGGCAGCAGATCTGGTCGGAGTTTCGGAGGATCCGAGAGAGGGAGGAATCGTGGGAGTCGGAGGACTTGTTTAAGGTGATATGCGGAGTGTTGAAGAAGGACATGGCGGATGAGATGCGAGGGTGGGGAGAATGGCCGGTGGAGATGGGAGATGTCGTGTTGGACATCGAACGTCTTGTGTTTAAGGATCTTGTTGGCGAAACCATTCGAGAACTCGCTTCGTTTTCACCTCAATCTCAATGTAACAACAAGCTACTACTACCCTCGCTTCGTAGGAAActtgtcttttga
- the LOC100814119 gene encoding protein LONGIFOLIA 1 isoform X1, whose protein sequence is MTTAIVRDQNLEKHIHKQMGCMAGFLQIFDRHQILTGKRIYSHKRLPPASPEPEKPAASPTRSTPSPPREVVSSEPKASVPTLPVLEFKEGTRSSWKFAREAPRLSLDSRAIVDAKGTLHLHPRGEIPPENDADKQRRSTSVIAKLMGLEPLPDSEPEPGPGPVAKLQRSASESRVPRDLPLPLTQCRFFDPNNFTAQVTTNVVHENNNNNNNNNSYYTNNNAVIDSRFVSSRVAADPPKQRLKKSFYDSADFFPEPKHTVSVYGEIERRLRVRGINEPSKDLHTLKHILEALQLKGLLHNSTKPNQSPIVVMKPVRSVNRTGSDYSPRSSPRRSPRVGNEARRSEQNERNVRGQGRTQSSSPNRRKQEPQRRVGVDSRRVSVSVSPVHSPKVSPRRNANATGQQVPSGSPRMMMRKNNERKEKVLLGGAEDESSTISDNSFSTSSYPDTEVRYRLEEYKEGKDLLDRCDKLLNSIAEITAANELQPSPVSVLDSSFYKDDWSSPSPITKRYIDYKDQAAESEDDMWSAALCSSEEAASEDCDFAYVSEILRACTYLPEDSDIFLLLEKQQCLKGKDTSKASTLQRRLIFDTLQEILNRNQQLPPWKAVSYGEQRQQIWSEFRRIREREESWESEDLFKVICGVLKKDMADEMRGWGEWPVEMGDVVLDIERLVFKDLVGETIRELASFSPQSQCNNKLLLPSLRRKLVF, encoded by the exons atgacgaCGGCTATCGTACGCGACCAGAACCTGGAGAAACACATTCACAAACAGATGGGGTGCATGGCTGGTTTCCTTCAGATCTTCGATCGCCACCAGATACTCACCGGAAAACGCATCTACTCCCACAAACGCCTCCCTCCG GCCTCGCCGGAGCCGGAAAAACCCGCCGCCTCACCGACGCGTTCAACGCCATCGCCGCCCAGAGAGGTCGTGAGTTCAGAGCCCAAGGCGAGTGTCCCCACTCTCCCCGTTCTCGAATTCAAAGAAGGCACGCGGTCCTCGTGGAAGTTCGCGAGAGAAGCTCCGAGGCTGTCCCTTGACAGCAGAGCCATCGTGGACGCGAAAGGAACGCTACACCTTCACCCGCGCGGCGAGATCCCTCCCGAAAACGACGCTGACAAGCAGCGTCGTTCCACCAGTGTCATTGCCAAGCTCATGGGCCTTGAGCCCTTACCAGATTCGGAGCCCGAGCCCGGGCCTGGGCCCGTGGCCAAGCTCCAGAGATCCGCGTCCGAGTCCAGAGTCCCCAGAGATCTGCCTCTGCCCCTAACGCAGTGTCGTTTCTTCGACCCCAACAATTTTACCGCTCAGGTCACAACCAATGTGGTTCacgagaataataataataataataataataacagttATTATACTAACAACAACGCTGTCATCGATTCACGATTCGTTAGCAGCAGAGTCGCCGCAGATCCACCGAAACAGAGGTTAAAGAAGAGTTTCTACGACTCTGCCGATTTCTTCCCCGAGCCAAAACACACCGTTTCGGTGTACGGAGAGATTGAGAGGAGGCTGCGGGTGCGTGGGATAAACGAGCCTTCCAAGGATCTCCACACTCTGAAACACATCTTGGAAGCCTTGCAGCTCAAGGGGCTTTTGCATAACAgcaccaaaccaaaccaatctCCCATTGTGGTTATGAAACCGGTTCGATCTGTGAATCGGACCGGGAGTGATTATTCTCCCCGGTCCAGTCCTCGCCGGAGCCCCAGAGTTGGCAACGAGGCTCGGAGGAGTGAACAAAATGAACGGAATGTAAGGGGGCAAGGTAGAACACAGAGTTCGAGTCCGAACCGTAGGAAGCAGGAACCGCAGAGGAGAGTGGGTGTTGATTCGAGGAGGGTGTCTGTTTCTGTGTCTCCGGTTCATTCGCCCAAGGTGAGTCCCAGAAGGAATGCAAATGCAACGGGTCAGCAAGTGCCAAGTGGGTCGCCCAGGATGATgatgagaaaaaataatgagCGTAAGGAGAAGGTGTTGTTGGGTGGGGCAGAGGATGAATCGTCCACCATTTCAGACAACAGCTTCAGCACTAGTTCATATCCCGATACAGAGGTA AGGTACAGGTTGGAAGAGTACAAGGAAGGGAAAGATCTGCTGGATAGGTGCGATAAGCTTCTCAACAGCATAGCAGAAATAACAGCTGCCAACGAGTTGCAACCGAGTCCAGTATCGGTTCTTGACTCGTCATTTTACAAGGATGACTGGTCTTCACCATCCCCGATAACAAAACGCTACATTGATTACAAAG ATCAAGCGGCGGAGTCGGAAGATGATATGTGGAGTGCAGCATTGTGCAGCAGCGAGGAGGCAGCGTCCGAGGATTGTGATTTCGCTTACGTGTCGGAGATTCTGCGAGCTTGCACTTACTTGCCGGAAGACAGTGACATTTTTCTGTTACTGGAGAAGCAGCAATGTTTAAAGGGGAAAGATACCTCGAAGGCTTCGACGCTGCAGAGGCGGTTGATTTTCGACACTCTTCAGGAGATCCTGAACCGGAACCAGCAATTGCCGCCGTGGAAGGCGGTGTCGTACGGCGAACAGAGGCAGCAGATCTGGTCGGAGTTTCGGAGGATCCGAGAGAGGGAGGAATCGTGGGAGTCGGAGGACTTGTTTAAGGTGATATGCGGAGTGTTGAAGAAGGACATGGCGGATGAGATGCGAGGGTGGGGAGAATGGCCGGTGGAGATGGGAGATGTCGTGTTGGACATCGAACGTCTTGTGTTTAAGGATCTTGTTGGCGAAACCATTCGAGAACTCGCTTCGTTTTCACCTCAATCTCAATGTAACAACAAGCTACTACTACCCTCGCTTCGTAGGAAActtgtcttttga